TTTCACCCCCCTCTTCTACATTCAATATCCATTTCTTTCACTCACCCCACTTCCATACCACTATCCTATTAAAATTTCCCCTTATGggcatatatattttttacatgaaaaaaatatatataaaactttcttcttttttttcttttgtgattcTTCTATCCATATAacagaccttttttttttttttgtatgtgttTTTCTCTTCAACAGGTAGCATGCTTGCAAGCTCAGCTGATGCAGCTGAAGGCTCAACTGGCCAACAACACGGGGAATTTAGAGAATCAATGGCAGGGAAATGTTTCAGGAGCGCCTTCCTTTCAGAATTTTCCAGGTTACATGAACTCAGTATCGCCGCAGTGCTCACTGGAATCGATTGATCACAACAGTGATGGAATGGCAATGCAAGATATCCAAAGTAGAGATGAATTTTCATTCCAAACTTGCTCTAGGAAAAGGCCACCCCACAATGACCTGGGTGAGCTTCAAGAACTGGCCCTCAGAATGATGAGAAACTGATGGTCTTCTTCCTCATGTccctcctttctttttctcatctCTTTAGATGAATTTGGTCCATGCCCAAATGGTGTATGTAAATAGAGAGAGTATCTGGGAAACTTTAGTCTAATTTTCTAAGCCCATGTTAGGCATTTTTCCCTTCGTTTCAATCTTGAGCTGAATTGCACCAACTACAACATCAACAATgatgataattataattataataataataatagagatAACCCCTTTTGACATTTCAAAAGAGCACCCTTGGAATGTGGGTCActttcatgttaaaaaaaatgcacaCACTTGAACCCACCACTGTCCTTTCCCGTGtgggaaaattttaattatgtgagtaattaatttttcttttctttaaaggGTTGGTGGCCTCAAGTCCCCTGAAGGGTAAAATGATGTGTATGGTTGAAAAAAATTCCCGATCTCACTAAATGGGGATTAGAGAAGAGGTAAATGCTATCATTGTAGTTTAAAGGCACATACACCCTTGAGAGGGGTACCAAAAGGACCCACTTGTCTAGGGCATATGTTCTATGAAGTAGGTTTACCTAACAACATTAGTAccctttttttgaaattttaataaggGCTCCATATGGGTTTGTATGCAAATGAATGGACAAAATGTCTCCTTGATTGAATGCATAGGCCTACATCATGAGCTAGTAGCTTTGGCAACTTCTAATGCCAAAAACCTATTTAACAAGCAAAATCTTTTTGGTTATCCAAATCATACATAATGCTAAGCCAATTACCCAATAGCCCAATACCTTTGTGCAATTGGTtgcttgtatttttttattatttttttcatttgtttaacaAGAGATGCATCACATTGTCAGAGAATAAAATCCTCTTGCCTAGACTTTTCTAAACATGGTACTCTTTTATATTTCACACAAATGGGTTGatcatcaaatattaaaattgatctccaaatttataatataaaatcttAAGATTATGCAATTTATAATGAGAATGAGAGGTTGCTTTGAGTGGAAGAATCCCCCTTTATAATATGATccaactttttttaataatattaaaaatatttagaggtAGTTTTTTCGTTTTTGGTAAAACTTGTGTCTAATaaagtttaagaaaaataattctaactAAAACGTTTTTAAgtcatttgataatgatttcaTTATACATGCTTATACAGAGAATTGCGTCGTGATTAGATATAAATTAAAGTAGCGTTCTTGGTAATgtattatatgataaaaaaatgatcaCCCACTAAATGATTCTCTAGAAAATCATCTCAATTGGCtctttagatttgaaaaaaaaaaaattaaaaaatggctTAAACAATTGTTAAGGTGTTGTTTGTATATATTGTCCATTTTTTGCTTTCAAAAGCAGAAAATCAAGAAATGCATCCAAACATggccttaataaaattttgttatataaaagcaattgtctttatttttttcgtCATTTTCCAACATTAGTCGATATTCTCTAAACacgtttttaataaaaatactatagtctaaaaacattaaaataatcaACTTGCTTCacatataataatcatataatttatgtatatatattttttactttagggGATAAGAATTTGGGTTTTCATTATTCTATTGAACCCTTATGATAATTATTTCACCAATAGtatctaaattttatttgggTGTGACATGAATAACACTTAggaagaatatttaaaattaaaaaaaaaaagattaaataatggTAGTCAAGCCTCATTTATGATTCTTTGGCTATggtattaaaaacaatattaggACTAATCTAATGAAGCCGCACGCTAGTGACTTTTTTTGTAGCAATAAACAATAAGAAAGAACAAACACATATTAAAAAAGTCTAGAAAGAATCCATTATGAGCATTCCCACAATTGACTCCATGAATTGCACTTAAGCAAGTAATTATTCAATGACCccattcttaattatttaattaaatgagTTGATAATGATATGAGTTGAATGTGAGTTGAAGGGGAAAAATAAAGGTCTCTCAAAAAGTGAAataacaaacaagaaaaaaaggacaaaaattagaaatagtGAACTTTTTGGCATTAAAAGAGAAATGTAAGCatgaaacccaaaaaaaaaaaaaaaaagagaaaaagaaagaaaagaaaagaaaaaggaactcaaaagagagaaagaagggcATTTGCCTTGTGCCACTCTTCCTCTTAAAGGAGGGGGATTGCATGCTATGTCTGTTGGAGATGTGACCAACACTTTGTTTTGTTGTTCTCTTTTTCTCCCCAATCTTCTCTTTCTACACTGTCTTGTTCATGCATGTTCTTTCATGGCAAGTGTTTGTGTTATTTTCAATatgtaattattaaaatttatgtattcCAATTTCCAAGTGTAAAGTTCATTTTTGGTCATTAATAAACATTGGGAGAGAATAAtgattaaaagaagaaaaaaaaatgacaaaaagaataagattcatctttttaactttatttttatatcaatttaatttcatttatattgtCTCAAGATtagattaaatataaattatttttaatgattaaaatttttgttaaatatttctcttattttaagtaaaagggaaaatgaatgaaaataataaaactatgtTTCGTTCTcgaaaaatttaaaggaaaataagaaatagatttaaagttaatcaattattttaatatactattttaaacattttttttttcatttttttaattttatataaagattaaataaatttaaaatatatatattttaataattttaattatatttaactttctttcatatttttcatggtaaaactaaatatgagaaaatcaattttcGAAAACCCAACATGGTTTAAATGAAAAGGACAGAAaagatatttaatgaaattttaaattaattggaATTAGATATATTTAATCAACTTTAAAAGAGATAAATGAAACTAATCTTATCtatcttattattaaaatatataatctaATTACAAATAGTAAAAAgcattgtgtttttttatttttagatgatgattttttgaaattgatcttgactttcaaaatttaatcatttGTAGTAGAATTATAGTAACGATCTTTCTAGAAAAGTTAGGTAACCTTGCAAGAAGATGGATTGTTATTGTGTTCCCTTTTCctatataagaaaatagaatatgTTGGTTTAATAAGAGATTATATTCAAGAAATATCCATTTTTTGAACCATATTTTGatagaatttgtatttttttaaaaatttatcctctatttatatattaattatgagTCTAATATAACTATAAAAACATTTGGatgattttttcttaaattacaaatattttcgaACAGTTTTTTgtcaatcaatataaaaaaaacatatttaataattaaaaaattattttcaattttctatttttaaaaataaaaaataaagtatttttatataatatcttttattgatatcacttattttctaaacggttgttttaaaaagtaattatataaataattaaaaataaaatattaaatataaaatttattttttaaatatctaaaataaattaaaaacaattacgttttagaattttgttttataaaacaataaaaaatagtttttaaaaactatcataaattttatt
Above is a genomic segment from Vitis riparia cultivar Riparia Gloire de Montpellier isolate 1030 chromosome 7, EGFV_Vit.rip_1.0, whole genome shotgun sequence containing:
- the LOC117918959 gene encoding LOB domain-containing protein 16-like codes for the protein MASASGSPCGACKFLRRKCAADCVFAPYFCSEQGPARFAAIHKVFGASNVSKLLLHVPVADRCEAVVTIAYEAQARIRDPVYGCVAHIFALQQQVACLQAQLMQLKAQLANNTGNLENQWQGNVSGAPSFQNFPGYMNSVSPQCSLESIDHNSDGMAMQDIQSRDEFSFQTCSRKRPPHNDLGELQELALRMMRN